In Geotalea uraniireducens, one genomic interval encodes:
- a CDS encoding (deoxy)nucleoside triphosphate pyrophosphohydrolase, producing the protein MKHIHVTCAIIERDGLVLAAQRSAAMSLPLKWEFPGGKIDPGESPEECLWRELVEEMAVHVRVGQSLPVSTHQYSTFAITLYPFLCTIESGEIILHEHAAITWLPPDELHTLDWAEADLPVIASYRAGRGAGSR; encoded by the coding sequence TTGAAGCATATCCACGTCACCTGCGCCATCATCGAGCGAGACGGCCTCGTCCTTGCCGCCCAGCGGAGCGCCGCCATGAGCCTGCCGCTCAAGTGGGAATTCCCCGGTGGCAAGATCGACCCCGGTGAATCGCCCGAAGAATGCCTCTGGCGGGAGCTTGTGGAGGAAATGGCGGTCCACGTGCGCGTGGGGCAGAGCCTTCCCGTCAGCACCCATCAGTACTCGACGTTCGCGATCACCCTTTATCCCTTCCTCTGCACTATCGAATCTGGAGAGATCATCCTCCACGAACACGCTGCCATAACCTGGCTTCCTCCCGATGAACTCCACACCCTCGACTGGGCCGAGGCCGATCTGCCGGTGATCGCGTCGTATCGTGCCGGAAGGGGTGCGGGCTCCCGATGA
- a CDS encoding cytochrome b/b6 domain-containing protein, with protein MRRIWQGLWATALAMALLQPHSLAARENSECLGCHGTRAIIEQGGARLYIDPQQFAETSHRFVGCSSCHDSVTDKHPADGIKPAHASCRECHGAIVGEYAASMHARNAACADCHNPHHVRKLAYMSAVEINAICNRCHMLPASVKSHRQWLPQTELHLNALPCITCHTGSKNYAIDLFIEKEDRQGNFHMPDYQELHEATGGREVSSLIDANGDNFISLSELRSFNRTARSNGMRLRGTIMPRIMTHSYQILDNRWDCTFCHVSGTKIMQVCYVSFPTKTAGYIRIPVEKGAVLDALYGTPDFYMTGATRNKQLSIIGALLIACGIIIPMGHGFIRFLTRRRREHGTPLPAREVIVYLQPTPVRIWHWIHALSIVTLCATGVQIRFPDTVDLFGSYKAAVYLHNTAGITVTVSMVYWVLYYVVISRSIGKIYVPNGEDMKHGLIRQALYYAFNYFRGKPNPFHATPENKFNALQKIAYLVIMFVFMPLVIVTGFLLLDIMPLRRMLFTLGGIKLIDGLHFLTACCLCAFVFFHFYLTTLGPTPFSEIRTMWTGWEKEREEEEKPTAE; from the coding sequence ATGCGAAGGATTTGGCAAGGATTGTGGGCGACAGCCCTGGCAATGGCGTTACTTCAACCGCACTCCCTGGCGGCGCGGGAGAACAGCGAGTGCCTCGGCTGTCACGGCACGCGGGCCATCATCGAGCAAGGGGGAGCACGCCTTTATATCGATCCGCAGCAATTTGCCGAAACGAGCCATCGGTTCGTCGGCTGCTCCTCCTGCCACGATTCGGTGACCGACAAACACCCCGCGGACGGTATCAAGCCGGCGCATGCCAGCTGTAGGGAATGCCATGGTGCGATTGTCGGGGAATACGCCGCCAGCATGCATGCCAGGAACGCCGCCTGTGCCGATTGCCACAACCCGCACCATGTACGGAAGCTGGCCTATATGTCCGCCGTGGAAATCAACGCCATCTGCAACCGGTGCCACATGCTGCCGGCCAGCGTGAAAAGCCACCGGCAATGGCTCCCCCAGACGGAACTCCACCTGAATGCCCTGCCCTGCATCACCTGCCATACCGGTTCAAAAAACTACGCTATCGACCTGTTTATCGAAAAAGAGGACCGGCAGGGCAATTTCCACATGCCGGACTACCAGGAGTTGCACGAGGCAACCGGCGGCCGGGAAGTATCGTCGCTGATCGACGCCAACGGCGACAATTTCATTTCGCTGTCGGAATTGCGCAGCTTCAACCGCACGGCCCGCTCGAACGGCATGCGATTGCGGGGCACGATAATGCCCAGGATAATGACCCACAGTTACCAGATTCTCGACAACCGCTGGGATTGCACCTTTTGCCACGTTTCGGGGACCAAGATCATGCAGGTGTGTTATGTATCGTTCCCGACCAAGACCGCCGGCTATATCCGAATACCGGTCGAAAAGGGGGCAGTTCTCGACGCCCTCTACGGCACCCCCGACTTTTACATGACCGGCGCGACCCGCAATAAACAGCTGAGCATCATCGGCGCGCTCCTCATCGCCTGCGGGATCATCATCCCGATGGGCCATGGCTTCATCCGTTTTCTGACCCGCAGGAGAAGAGAACACGGCACCCCCCTCCCCGCCCGGGAAGTCATCGTCTATCTGCAGCCGACCCCAGTCAGGATCTGGCACTGGATTCACGCCCTGAGCATTGTCACCTTATGCGCCACCGGGGTTCAGATTCGTTTCCCCGACACGGTCGACCTGTTCGGCAGTTACAAGGCGGCGGTATATCTCCATAACACGGCCGGAATCACGGTGACGGTTTCCATGGTCTATTGGGTGCTGTATTACGTGGTGATTTCCCGCAGCATCGGCAAGATTTACGTTCCCAACGGCGAAGATATGAAGCATGGCCTGATTCGCCAGGCACTCTACTACGCTTTCAACTATTTCCGCGGCAAGCCGAACCCCTTCCATGCCACCCCGGAAAACAAGTTCAATGCCTTGCAGAAGATCGCCTATCTCGTAATCATGTTTGTCTTCATGCCGCTGGTGATCGTCACCGGGTTCCTGCTGCTGGACATCATGCCGCTCCGGAGAATGCTGTTCACGCTGGGCGGAATCAAGCTGATCGACGGGCTCCATTTTCTGACAGCCTGCTGCCTCTGCGCCTTTGTATTCTTCCACTTCTACCTGACGACCCTTGGTCCGACGCCATTCTCCGAAATCAGGACGATGTGGACCGGCTGGGAAAAGGAACGGGAAGAGGAGGAAAAGCCGACAGCCGAATAA
- a CDS encoding nickel-dependent hydrogenase large subunit: MSTRITIDPVTRIEGHLRIDCELAGGRVSKAWASGQMWRGMEVILKGRDPREAWLYTQRICGVCTTVHAIASVRAVENALNMEIPLNAQYIRNIMIAAHAIQDHIVHFYHLSALDWIDVPAALKANPAKSASFAQGISSWHLNSVQELAQTQEKLKKLADSGQFGIFTNGYWGHPAMKLSPEVNLLACTHYLQALEVQRRANMIIAILGAKTPHIQNLAVGGVANPLNNDSPSALSMERLYYVKTLIDELGDFIDNVYLPDVCAIGAFYSDWTEHGAGVTNYLSVPEYPLDSKGTAFDLPGGYIPNGNLAQYRPITGFHDQFFSRGVNESIKHSWYAGDWDRSPWEEETEPHYTDFQEGGKYSWVKAPTFNGAPAQVGPLANVLCLYAAGHAPTRKQTDKALSMIGSLAGKSMGIGALQSTIGRHAARAVRAAVLYETLRKQWQLLIENIGTGDLATFIPPEFPKGEISGVGIHEAPRGVLSHWVVIEDMKIKNYQAVVPSTWNSSPRNAKDQPGPYEASLLGTPVAVADKPLEVLRTIHSFDPCLACAIHMVDRKNREIVRVRAL; the protein is encoded by the coding sequence ATGTCAACACGAATCACCATTGATCCGGTAACCAGGATAGAAGGTCACCTCAGAATAGATTGCGAACTGGCCGGCGGCAGGGTGAGCAAGGCCTGGGCGTCGGGACAAATGTGGCGGGGAATGGAGGTTATCCTCAAAGGGCGCGATCCCCGCGAAGCGTGGCTCTATACACAGCGAATCTGTGGCGTTTGCACCACCGTTCATGCAATAGCCTCGGTAAGGGCGGTCGAAAACGCCCTTAACATGGAGATCCCCCTGAATGCGCAATACATCCGCAACATCATGATCGCCGCTCATGCCATTCAGGACCATATTGTCCATTTTTATCACCTTTCCGCCCTTGACTGGATCGATGTGCCCGCGGCACTAAAGGCCAATCCCGCCAAAAGCGCATCGTTTGCCCAGGGGATTTCCTCCTGGCACCTGAACAGCGTTCAGGAACTGGCCCAGACGCAGGAGAAGCTGAAAAAACTTGCCGACAGCGGCCAGTTCGGCATCTTCACCAACGGCTATTGGGGGCATCCGGCAATGAAGCTCTCCCCGGAAGTGAACCTTTTGGCCTGCACCCATTATCTGCAGGCGCTGGAGGTACAGCGCCGGGCCAACATGATCATCGCGATCCTCGGCGCCAAGACGCCGCATATCCAGAATCTGGCGGTCGGCGGCGTTGCCAACCCGCTCAACAACGACAGCCCGTCCGCCCTTTCCATGGAAAGGCTTTACTACGTCAAGACGCTCATCGACGAACTCGGCGATTTCATCGACAACGTCTACCTCCCGGATGTGTGCGCCATCGGCGCGTTCTACAGCGATTGGACCGAACACGGCGCGGGAGTGACGAACTATCTCTCCGTTCCCGAGTACCCGCTCGACAGCAAAGGGACCGCCTTCGACCTCCCCGGCGGGTACATCCCGAACGGGAACCTTGCGCAGTACCGGCCGATCACCGGCTTCCACGATCAATTCTTCAGCCGGGGCGTCAATGAGAGTATCAAGCACTCCTGGTATGCCGGCGACTGGGACCGTTCGCCATGGGAAGAGGAAACGGAGCCGCACTATACCGATTTCCAGGAGGGCGGCAAGTATTCCTGGGTCAAGGCCCCGACGTTCAACGGCGCGCCCGCCCAGGTCGGACCGCTGGCAAACGTCCTTTGTCTCTATGCCGCAGGGCATGCGCCGACCCGGAAGCAGACGGACAAGGCCCTTTCGATGATCGGCTCCCTTGCCGGGAAATCGATGGGCATCGGCGCCCTCCAGTCCACCATCGGCCGCCATGCCGCACGGGCGGTGCGGGCGGCCGTGCTCTACGAAACACTTCGCAAGCAGTGGCAGCTCTTGATCGAAAATATCGGCACCGGAGACCTTGCCACCTTTATCCCCCCGGAGTTCCCCAAAGGCGAAATCAGCGGCGTCGGCATACACGAGGCGCCCCGGGGAGTGCTGTCGCACTGGGTCGTGATTGAGGACATGAAAATAAAAAATTATCAGGCGGTTGTCCCGTCAACCTGGAATTCCAGCCCGCGAAACGCCAAAGATCAGCCGGGACCGTACGAGGCCTCGCTGCTGGGAACGCCGGTAGCCGTGGCGGATAAACCGCTTGAAGTGCTCAGGACCATTCACTCCTTCGATCCCTGTCTGGCATGCGCGATCCATATGGTGGACAGGAAAAACAGGGAAATCGTCAGGGTCAGGGCGCTGTAG
- the nrfD gene encoding NrfD/PsrC family molybdoenzyme membrane anchor subunit has product MIDFTRYIGQTAGGAMNRLLDDSHSKHLGIKMDTPFTRFLILLMAAAALVAVYRLGWGLRASTHMNDYWPWGLWISFDVLGGVAMAAGAFLIAGAVYILNWKKYQCIARASILNAFFGYLLAAISITLDVGRSFVIWHPLIMWQVNSVMFIVALHLVLYLSTLATESSPMVFEKLGWQRALHIVGRGMIGAVMFGVALSLLHQSSLGANYLIVPGKLSPLWYSKLLPYLFLVSSIMMGLSMVSFETILTGKVFNHKTPLDVLEGLSRGVVLVGSLYCAMKIGLLAAGPGFGALIDGGFLGVMWLLEMAVGVVIPVALLAKRSNRRNLDTIFVASILVILGVLLNRLDVGIFAISDYANRTGADYFPSAMELILTSGMIAFAILGFKVCAKYLNLFPETDH; this is encoded by the coding sequence ATGATTGATTTTACCCGCTATATCGGCCAAACCGCCGGCGGAGCGATGAACAGGCTCCTCGACGACAGCCACAGCAAGCATCTCGGCATAAAGATGGATACCCCCTTCACCCGTTTCCTTATTCTCCTGATGGCAGCGGCGGCTCTCGTGGCGGTCTACCGCCTCGGCTGGGGACTGCGGGCCTCGACCCACATGAACGACTACTGGCCGTGGGGCCTCTGGATATCCTTCGACGTACTGGGCGGGGTGGCAATGGCGGCAGGGGCATTCCTGATTGCCGGCGCGGTCTATATCCTGAACTGGAAAAAATACCAATGCATCGCCCGGGCCTCGATCCTCAATGCGTTTTTCGGCTACCTGCTGGCAGCCATCTCCATCACCCTCGACGTCGGCCGCTCGTTTGTCATCTGGCACCCGCTGATCATGTGGCAGGTCAACTCGGTCATGTTCATCGTTGCCCTCCATCTCGTGCTTTACCTCAGCACGCTGGCAACGGAATCGAGCCCGATGGTTTTCGAGAAGCTCGGCTGGCAACGCGCCCTGCATATCGTCGGCCGCGGCATGATCGGGGCGGTGATGTTCGGGGTCGCCCTTTCACTGCTTCACCAGTCGTCATTGGGTGCCAACTACCTGATCGTGCCCGGCAAGTTGTCGCCGCTCTGGTACAGCAAGCTCCTCCCCTACCTGTTCCTCGTTTCGTCGATCATGATGGGGCTGTCGATGGTCAGCTTCGAAACCATCCTGACGGGCAAGGTTTTCAACCATAAAACGCCGCTCGATGTGCTTGAGGGCCTGTCCAGGGGAGTTGTGCTCGTCGGTTCACTCTACTGTGCCATGAAGATCGGCCTCCTTGCCGCCGGGCCGGGATTTGGCGCGCTGATCGACGGCGGATTCCTGGGAGTCATGTGGCTGTTGGAAATGGCGGTCGGGGTGGTCATCCCCGTCGCCCTGCTGGCAAAGAGGTCAAACCGGAGGAATCTTGATACAATTTTCGTGGCGAGTATTCTGGTGATCCTGGGGGTGCTTCTCAATCGGCTCGATGTCGGCATCTTCGCGATTTCGGATTACGCGAACCGGACGGGGGCGGACTATTTCCCCTCGGCGATGGAGCTCATTCTTACGTCCGGGATGATTGCCTTTGCGATTCTCGGCTTCAAGGTCTGCGCAAAATACCTGAATCTGTTTCCCGAAACAGATCATTGA
- the hybA gene encoding hydrogenase 2 operon protein HybA, whose translation MIRVRRSAMSISRRQFLKGVAGSGLVLAAGVSSTEARMSKKLPPEAVGLLYDATLCIGCKSCMVNCKIYNSVPGGALYKEGVASGVTDSLRCSKTEQTEKMASPPYETDGIEGNEGVWDAAEDLSGKTLSIIKAYRNGSGERKDTPVNGHAFFKQQCLHCITPACVSVCPAGAFVKDPHNGVVYYEAYRCIGCRYCQIACPFNIPRYEWDSVWPEVRKCQLCHHRFKEGKYSACAEFCPTGATIFGKVVELREEAKRRFNLKPGSRYDYPIRTLGAKEVNTRTVAPYADRIYGLNEAGGTQNLMLSGISFDLLGFSKKIPDSALPDLTWAYIAKIPWVFLAVFVGGTGIHAITGRLDKNRKEKGGGHD comes from the coding sequence ATGATCAGGGTTAGGAGGAGCGCCATGTCCATCAGCAGACGTCAATTTTTGAAAGGTGTTGCCGGGAGCGGGCTTGTCCTGGCGGCTGGAGTCTCATCAACCGAAGCCAGAATGAGCAAAAAACTCCCTCCGGAAGCGGTCGGGTTGCTCTATGACGCGACCCTCTGCATCGGATGCAAGTCATGCATGGTCAACTGCAAAATTTACAACAGCGTGCCTGGCGGTGCCCTCTACAAGGAAGGTGTCGCGTCGGGAGTTACCGATTCCCTGCGGTGCAGCAAAACCGAACAGACGGAGAAAATGGCCTCTCCCCCTTACGAAACCGACGGGATTGAGGGAAATGAAGGGGTTTGGGATGCGGCAGAGGATCTTTCCGGGAAAACGCTCAGTATCATCAAGGCCTATCGAAACGGTAGCGGCGAACGCAAAGATACCCCGGTAAACGGTCATGCCTTTTTCAAACAGCAGTGCCTGCACTGCATTACCCCGGCCTGCGTTTCGGTATGCCCGGCGGGGGCGTTCGTCAAGGACCCGCACAACGGCGTGGTTTACTATGAAGCGTACCGCTGCATCGGCTGCCGTTACTGCCAGATTGCCTGCCCCTTCAACATCCCCCGCTATGAATGGGATTCGGTCTGGCCCGAAGTAAGGAAATGCCAGCTCTGCCACCATCGCTTCAAGGAGGGGAAATATTCGGCCTGCGCGGAATTTTGCCCGACCGGCGCCACCATTTTCGGAAAAGTCGTCGAGCTCCGCGAAGAGGCGAAAAGAAGATTCAATCTGAAGCCGGGCTCCCGGTACGATTACCCCATCCGGACGCTGGGCGCGAAGGAGGTAAATACCAGAACGGTTGCCCCCTATGCGGACCGGATCTATGGCCTGAATGAGGCGGGAGGGACACAGAACCTCATGCTGTCGGGGATTTCATTTGACCTGCTCGGTTTCAGCAAGAAAATCCCCGATTCCGCCCTGCCGGATCTTACCTGGGCATACATCGCCAAAATCCCATGGGTCTTTCTCGCGGTATTTGTTGGTGGAACCGGCATTCACGCCATAACCGGTCGCCTGGACAAGAACCGCAAAGAGAAAGGGGGCGGCCATGATTGA
- a CDS encoding hydrogenase small subunit, with product MKTNDSNDANQHIGGVSRRDFIKYCSIMAVSMGLPVSAGIRIADAVVNPGRPPVIWLSFQECTGCVESLLRANHPTIEQLILSLISLDYSETLAAAAGRQAESARELSIQNNRGKFILVVDGAVPTKDNGIYCKIAGKTALEILNETARHAAAIVAMGSCASWGGVAAAAPNPTEAKGIPALVGGKPLVTIPGCPPNPYNLLSTLLYYITYHKLPALDAQGRPKFAYSRLIHENCERRPHFDAGRFATQFGDELHRKGACLYKLGCKGPETHANCPSVQFGDVGAGSWPVGTGHPCFGCAERGVGFSTPLHTLATIKEFTPPTFFAEAFPNKQGVPAGLKAFASGTAGLVVGAAGAAMLTGLGKSREKDQHGPDSGSEGHDQG from the coding sequence ATGAAAACTAACGACTCGAATGATGCGAACCAGCACATTGGTGGGGTTTCCCGTCGCGACTTCATCAAGTATTGCTCGATTATGGCCGTCAGCATGGGTTTGCCGGTCAGTGCGGGGATCAGGATTGCCGATGCCGTCGTCAATCCGGGTCGGCCGCCGGTAATCTGGCTTTCATTCCAGGAATGCACCGGCTGTGTGGAGTCCCTGCTGCGTGCCAACCATCCGACGATTGAACAGCTGATCCTCAGCCTGATTTCCCTGGATTATTCGGAAACCCTTGCCGCCGCTGCCGGGCGTCAGGCGGAATCGGCCAGGGAACTATCGATACAAAACAACCGCGGCAAGTTCATCCTGGTAGTAGACGGCGCCGTCCCGACAAAAGATAACGGCATCTATTGCAAGATCGCCGGGAAAACAGCCCTGGAGATCCTCAACGAAACGGCGCGGCATGCAGCGGCAATAGTGGCGATGGGCTCATGCGCCTCCTGGGGGGGCGTGGCGGCGGCAGCACCGAATCCCACCGAAGCGAAGGGAATTCCCGCGCTCGTCGGCGGGAAACCGCTGGTGACGATCCCGGGGTGCCCGCCGAATCCGTACAATCTGCTTTCCACCCTGCTCTATTACATCACCTACCACAAGCTTCCCGCGCTCGACGCCCAAGGGCGGCCGAAATTCGCCTACAGCAGGCTCATCCACGAAAACTGCGAACGAAGGCCGCATTTCGATGCCGGCCGGTTTGCCACCCAGTTCGGCGACGAGCTGCACAGAAAGGGGGCCTGCCTGTACAAGCTCGGCTGCAAGGGACCGGAGACCCACGCGAACTGCCCGTCGGTACAGTTCGGCGATGTCGGGGCCGGATCCTGGCCGGTCGGGACCGGCCATCCCTGCTTCGGCTGCGCCGAGAGAGGGGTCGGTTTTTCAACGCCGCTGCATACGCTTGCGACCATTAAAGAGTTCACGCCGCCGACCTTCTTTGCCGAAGCATTCCCCAACAAACAGGGGGTACCGGCGGGGCTGAAAGCGTTTGCGAGCGGGACAGCCGGCCTGGTGGTCGGTGCGGCGGGCGCGGCCATGCTCACCGGTCTGGGGAAAAGCCGCGAAAAGGACCAACACGGACCTGACTCCGGTAGCGAAGGGCATGATCAGGGTTAG
- a CDS encoding TetR/AcrR family transcriptional regulator, whose translation MLQVVAKRKTREEILELSVPLFARYGYDGVAMRDIASTVGVTPAALYYHFPDKENLYLDVVAYAFEERLAVLKKILAGGGSPRQRLEEFITENARVMATDKNFIRLMQWAALDSNEARLQKLSHCVFKDLFIAIYHLASELDDRYDPHLLAISIIGLVYFHFEAGATRHLMPGYLPHQDDPQVVAEHVIQLLHDSISETVTY comes from the coding sequence ATGCTCCAGGTCGTAGCCAAAAGGAAAACGCGTGAAGAGATTCTTGAACTGTCGGTTCCCCTGTTCGCCAGGTACGGCTACGATGGGGTGGCGATGCGCGATATCGCCTCGACAGTCGGCGTTACCCCGGCCGCGCTTTATTACCATTTCCCGGACAAGGAAAATCTCTACCTCGACGTCGTCGCGTACGCATTCGAGGAGAGATTGGCCGTGCTGAAGAAAATCCTTGCCGGCGGAGGGTCCCCGCGGCAACGGCTTGAGGAATTCATCACCGAAAATGCCCGGGTAATGGCAACGGACAAGAACTTTATCCGGCTGATGCAGTGGGCGGCACTGGATAGCAACGAAGCGAGACTGCAAAAATTATCGCATTGTGTGTTCAAGGACCTGTTCATTGCCATCTATCACCTGGCCTCAGAACTTGACGACCGATACGACCCGCACCTGCTGGCGATTTCAATCATCGGCCTGGTGTATTTCCACTTTGAGGCGGGAGCTACACGCCATCTCATGCCGGGGTACCTGCCCCATCAGGACGATCCGCAGGTGGTGGCAGAGCATGTTATCCAATTGCTGCACGACAGTATTAGTGAAACCGTAACGTATTAG
- a CDS encoding YeiH family protein, which produces MKAASGLRILFWVLLVGCCWPGVSAPMALVAGITFGIVVGNPWGATTSSWSRRLLQASVVGLGFGMNLPELLRTGKEAFVYTAISISFTMIVGYLLGKFFRTPPRISSLISFGTAICGGSAIAAMAPVIKAESEETGVAMATVFTLNSIALLLFPPVGHLLGMGQRQFGLWSALAIHDTSSVVGAAAAYGGLALAVGTTVKLTRALWIMPSALLATWFTKSEGKVKFPLFIIGFIVAAAVKTMLPQFDSVWHPLNSVAKQSLVVTLFLIGTGLTREVLGRTGVKPLAQGVILWAIVSVTSSAAIMLGWIN; this is translated from the coding sequence ATGAAAGCTGCCAGCGGATTGCGGATTCTCTTTTGGGTATTGTTAGTGGGGTGCTGCTGGCCGGGGGTATCCGCCCCCATGGCGTTGGTTGCCGGCATCACCTTCGGCATTGTGGTCGGCAATCCCTGGGGCGCCACCACGTCGAGCTGGAGCCGGCGCCTGCTGCAAGCGTCGGTGGTCGGCCTGGGGTTCGGCATGAATCTGCCGGAATTGCTCAGAACGGGCAAAGAAGCCTTTGTCTACACGGCGATCAGCATCAGCTTCACCATGATCGTCGGGTATCTGCTCGGGAAGTTTTTCCGCACCCCGCCACGCATTTCTTCCCTGATCTCGTTCGGCACCGCCATCTGCGGCGGCAGCGCCATCGCCGCCATGGCGCCGGTGATCAAGGCGGAGTCGGAGGAGACCGGCGTTGCCATGGCAACGGTGTTCACGCTCAATTCCATTGCCTTGCTGCTCTTCCCGCCGGTGGGGCATCTTCTCGGGATGGGGCAGCGGCAGTTCGGCCTCTGGTCGGCGTTGGCCATCCACGACACGAGTAGCGTCGTCGGGGCGGCGGCCGCCTATGGCGGGCTTGCCCTGGCGGTCGGCACGACGGTCAAACTGACCCGGGCGTTGTGGATCATGCCGTCGGCCCTGCTTGCCACCTGGTTCACCAAGTCCGAAGGGAAGGTGAAATTCCCGCTCTTTATCATCGGCTTCATTGTCGCGGCGGCCGTCAAGACGATGCTGCCCCAGTTTGACAGCGTCTGGCACCCGTTGAACAGCGTGGCGAAGCAGAGCCTGGTGGTGACCCTGTTCCTGATCGGCACCGGCCTGACCAGGGAGGTCCTGGGGAGGACCGGCGTCAAACCGCTGGCCCAGGGGGTAATACTGTGGGCGATCGTCTCGGTGACGAGCAGTGCCGCCATAATGCTGGGCTGGATCAACTGA
- a CDS encoding universal stress protein produces the protein MKTIETILFATDFSTISDYAFDYAATLATTCTARLVVIHVVPHQEDLRSFYVPHIAFDELDKEVEAGARKKMAEFTEKYLGRFPGATSCVVTGVPYEEILNKAAEEKASLIVMGTHGRKGFEHFIFGSTAERVVKTSLCPVLTVRPPQHHD, from the coding sequence ATGAAAACGATCGAAACGATACTGTTTGCCACCGATTTTTCGACCATCAGCGACTACGCCTTCGACTATGCCGCAACCCTGGCGACGACATGCACGGCGCGGCTGGTGGTTATCCACGTGGTCCCCCACCAGGAAGACCTGCGGAGTTTTTACGTGCCCCACATCGCCTTCGACGAGCTGGACAAGGAAGTCGAGGCCGGGGCGCGCAAGAAAATGGCGGAGTTTACCGAAAAATATCTGGGGCGGTTTCCCGGGGCAACTTCCTGCGTGGTGACCGGGGTGCCCTACGAGGAAATCCTCAACAAGGCCGCCGAAGAAAAGGCATCGCTGATTGTCATGGGGACCCACGGCCGCAAGGGGTTCGAACATTTTATCTTCGGCAGCACCGCGGAGCGGGTCGTGAAGACCTCGCTCTGTCCCGTGCTGACCGTGCGGCCGCCGCAGCACCACGATTGA
- a CDS encoding SRPBCC domain-containing protein, giving the protein MHEITTELTLAAPVDRIWELLTDCPLYPQWNPLFPRAAGRLETGGRLEIQVKLPGMEPFTITPEVVSAEAPSCVCWRHTLLFAGLFSWRYCFELEASAAEQVSFIQRSTFGGVLAPLFTLALGALLKEGLAELNRAVKRWGEKGNVRCLKC; this is encoded by the coding sequence GTGCATGAAATCACAACGGAATTGACGCTGGCGGCGCCGGTCGACCGCATCTGGGAACTGCTCACCGACTGTCCGCTCTACCCGCAGTGGAACCCGCTTTTCCCCCGGGCCGCGGGGAGGCTGGAGACCGGCGGACGCCTGGAAATCCAGGTAAAGCTCCCCGGCATGGAGCCGTTCACCATCACCCCCGAGGTGGTGTCGGCCGAGGCGCCGAGTTGCGTCTGCTGGCGGCACACGCTGCTGTTCGCCGGGTTGTTCAGCTGGCGTTACTGTTTCGAGCTGGAAGCGTCGGCCGCCGAGCAGGTCAGCTTCATCCAGCGCTCAACGTTTGGCGGCGTTCTGGCGCCGCTCTTTACTCTTGCTCTCGGCGCTTTGCTCAAGGAGGGCTTGGCGGAACTGAATCGGGCGGTCAAGCGGTGGGGGGAAAAGGGCAATGTCCGCTGTCTCAAGTGCTGA